In a genomic window of Shouchella clausii:
- the rplK gene encoding 50S ribosomal protein L11, whose translation MEKSIKRIMTIHLQAGKTNGAKVEKDLAPMGINILSFCNQYNEMTKNQQGVVIPANVTIYDDRSFSVELKTPPTAFLLKQYAGVEKGAANPGKEVVGSITPDQLRAIAKIKLPDLNTTKIDSAMKIIAGTAKNMGIEIGNQHRQE comes from the coding sequence ATGGAAAAATCAATAAAACGAATCATGACCATTCATTTGCAAGCAGGAAAAACCAACGGAGCAAAAGTTGAGAAAGATCTTGCTCCAATGGGGATAAACATTCTCAGCTTTTGCAATCAATACAACGAGATGACAAAAAATCAACAGGGAGTTGTTATTCCTGCAAACGTTACGATCTATGATGATCGTAGCTTTTCTGTAGAGCTCAAAACACCACCTACTGCTTTCTTGCTAAAACAATATGCAGGTGTAGAAAAGGGGGCCGCAAATCCAGGAAAAGAGGTTGTCGGGTCGATCACACCAGACCAGCTACGGGCAATCGCTAAAATAAAGCTTCCAGATTTAAATACGACAAAGATTGATAGTGCCATGAAAATCATCGCAGGAACAGCGAAAAACATGGGAATCGAGATCGGTAATCAACATCGTCAGGAATAA
- a CDS encoding TetR/AcrR family transcriptional regulator, with translation MSTLDNRRHLMEAALALFAQEGYHKTKVSDIVKQVGVAQGTFYWHFKNKEEIVLCILQEGEQALLNVIRSGYRQTEGDVDDMVESSRRLMTDLFSFAQANPNYMRLLFKTGQDAEEKICQHISHTLIAIEEAFERNIKRAQELEMLPKGGSSKRLAAMLVSLVLGTLERWLFSKSPHLDNIAAESLAVEIVSFEFFGLLGKTK, from the coding sequence ATGAGCACACTTGATAACAGGCGCCATTTAATGGAGGCTGCCTTGGCGCTTTTCGCCCAAGAAGGCTACCACAAAACGAAAGTATCCGACATTGTCAAACAAGTCGGCGTTGCCCAAGGCACTTTCTACTGGCACTTTAAAAACAAAGAGGAGATTGTCCTATGCATTCTGCAAGAAGGTGAACAAGCACTCCTGAATGTCATCCGCTCCGGATACCGCCAAACTGAAGGAGATGTCGATGATATGGTCGAATCTTCGCGGCGATTAATGACCGACCTCTTCTCTTTTGCGCAAGCAAATCCAAATTATATGCGGTTGTTGTTTAAAACAGGGCAAGATGCAGAAGAAAAGATTTGCCAGCATATATCCCATACGCTTATCGCGATCGAAGAAGCGTTCGAACGCAACATAAAACGGGCCCAAGAACTGGAGATGTTGCCGAAAGGGGGTTCGAGCAAAAGACTTGCTGCTATGCTCGTTAGCTTGGTGCTTGGAACACTTGAGCGTTGGCTATTTTCTAAATCACCCCATTTAGACAATATTGCAGCTGAATCGTTGGCAGTTGAAATCGTTTCTTTTGAATTTTTTGGGCTACTCGGCAAAACAAAGTGA
- a CDS encoding lipoate--protein ligase translates to MKFIDNAGITDPRINLAIEEWALKNLDPEETYLLFYINEPSIIIGKNQNTFEEINLDYVNDNNLHVVRRLSGGGAVYHDLGNLNFSFITKDDGDSFHNFKKFTEPVVQALQKLGVNAQLSGRNDLQVGERKISGNAQFTTKGRMFSHGTLMLNSEIENVVSALKVKDDKIKSKGIKSIRSRVANIAEFLSEPLTMEEFKTMLLRYIFNTESGAVPEHTLTETEWEQIHALSKERYQNWDWNYGKSPAFDIQRSKRFPIGSIDLRLNVKKGVIVECKIYGDFFGVADVAELEDKLVGKRYDADELRDALNDTEIKAYFGNIDKDDFLSLIY, encoded by the coding sequence ATGAAATTCATTGACAATGCAGGCATTACAGATCCACGAATAAACTTAGCGATTGAAGAGTGGGCGCTAAAAAACTTAGACCCAGAAGAAACATACCTTCTCTTCTATATAAATGAGCCATCGATCATTATTGGCAAAAACCAAAACACGTTTGAGGAAATTAATTTGGATTATGTAAATGACAACAACCTCCATGTGGTCCGGCGTTTGTCAGGCGGCGGCGCGGTCTACCACGACTTGGGTAATTTAAACTTTAGCTTTATCACAAAAGATGATGGCGATTCCTTTCACAATTTTAAAAAATTCACTGAGCCCGTTGTTCAAGCACTGCAAAAACTCGGCGTAAACGCGCAATTAAGTGGACGAAACGACCTTCAAGTAGGCGAACGTAAAATTTCTGGCAATGCCCAATTTACGACAAAAGGCCGTATGTTTTCCCATGGCACACTCATGCTCAACTCAGAGATTGAAAACGTCGTTTCCGCGTTGAAAGTGAAAGATGACAAAATTAAATCAAAAGGAATCAAATCGATTCGCAGCCGAGTAGCCAACATTGCTGAATTTTTAAGTGAGCCACTGACAATGGAAGAATTCAAAACAATGCTGTTGCGTTATATTTTTAATACGGAGAGCGGTGCCGTTCCTGAACATACATTAACAGAGACAGAATGGGAGCAAATCCACGCTCTGTCAAAAGAGCGCTATCAAAACTGGGATTGGAATTATGGCAAATCGCCTGCCTTTGATATTCAACGCTCCAAGCGTTTTCCGATCGGTTCGATCGATTTGCGTTTAAACGTGAAAAAAGGCGTCATTGTAGAATGCAAAATTTATGGTGACTTTTTTGGCGTAGCAGACGTGGCAGAACTGGAAGACAAGCTTGTCGGCAAACGCTACGATGCGGACGAACTTAGAGATGCATTAAACGACACGGAGATTAAAGCTTATTTTGGAAACATCGATAAAGATGATTTCTTATCATTAATCTATTAA
- a CDS encoding YfcC family protein, translating to MEQKDTRNSEKTAPISKVPHTYAILFAMIVLAALATYFVSPGAFERVEQDGRTLLVEDSYTPLEASPVTPFEMFQAIPTGLMDSAQIVFYIFLVGGTFGVILKTGTIDATVYSLIGRLQSKGIYLIPAMMIVFSIPGATIGMSEEIIIFVPIGIAVAKALGYDTITGTAMVSLGAMAGFVGGMMNPFTVGVAQSIAELPLFSGIAFRFAVFLLFLGSAIWLVVRYALKVTKDPSASLMHGFESGKQASAQAAPRFSGRHACVLAIIAVGFALNMYGVFQWDWYLTEMAAIFIIIGFLVGLTGGLGVNGMFTAFTDGMKMVTFGALVVGFARAILVVMEQGQIMDTLVYQLSNWISVIPSQLTVIGMFILQLIINFFIPSGSGQAAVTMPLMTPLADMLDIQRQAAVLAFQYGDGIMNTINPTSAPLMAFLAIAGIPYLRWVKFIWKLVVIWFVISAIALLVAVALNIS from the coding sequence ATGGAACAGAAAGACACCCGCAACTCAGAAAAAACAGCACCAATTTCGAAAGTCCCCCATACGTACGCAATTTTGTTTGCAATGATAGTCCTGGCAGCGTTAGCGACTTACTTCGTGTCTCCAGGCGCGTTTGAGCGGGTTGAACAAGATGGACGGACGCTCCTTGTCGAAGACAGTTACACGCCCCTTGAAGCAAGCCCTGTTACCCCATTTGAAATGTTTCAAGCCATTCCAACAGGCCTTATGGATTCTGCACAAATTGTCTTTTATATTTTTCTAGTAGGTGGCACGTTCGGCGTTATTTTAAAAACGGGAACGATTGACGCGACTGTTTATAGTTTGATTGGCAGGCTACAATCAAAAGGGATTTATTTAATTCCAGCGATGATGATTGTTTTTTCCATTCCTGGCGCGACGATTGGCATGTCTGAGGAAATTATTATATTTGTTCCAATTGGCATTGCCGTTGCGAAAGCTCTTGGGTACGATACCATTACTGGAACAGCCATGGTCAGCCTCGGTGCTATGGCCGGTTTTGTCGGCGGCATGATGAACCCATTTACTGTCGGCGTTGCCCAATCGATTGCTGAATTGCCTCTTTTTAGCGGGATCGCTTTTCGTTTCGCTGTGTTTTTGTTGTTTCTAGGCTCGGCGATTTGGTTGGTTGTCCGCTATGCACTGAAAGTAACAAAAGATCCGTCTGCTAGCCTTATGCATGGCTTTGAATCAGGGAAACAGGCAAGCGCACAAGCAGCCCCGCGTTTTTCTGGGCGGCACGCCTGTGTGCTAGCAATTATTGCTGTCGGTTTTGCCCTTAATATGTACGGCGTATTCCAATGGGACTGGTATTTAACAGAAATGGCAGCTATCTTTATTATTATTGGCTTTCTCGTCGGCCTCACTGGCGGACTTGGTGTTAACGGCATGTTTACCGCCTTCACGGACGGAATGAAAATGGTCACATTCGGCGCCCTCGTCGTTGGTTTTGCCAGAGCGATTTTAGTGGTGATGGAACAAGGCCAAATCATGGATACACTTGTTTATCAGCTTTCCAATTGGATTAGCGTCATCCCTAGCCAACTGACAGTTATCGGCATGTTTATTTTGCAGTTGATTATTAACTTTTTTATTCCATCAGGGAGTGGACAAGCGGCTGTAACGATGCCATTAATGACCCCTCTTGCCGACATGTTGGACATCCAACGGCAAGCCGCTGTACTGGCGTTCCAGTACGGGGATGGCATCATGAACACCATTAACCCAACTTCTGCGCCGCTGATGGCTTTTCTAGCAATAGCTGGCATCCCTTATTTACGTTGGGTGAAATTCATTTGGAAACTTGTCGTTATTTGGTTTGTGATTTCAGCGATCGCTTTGCTAGTCGCTGTAGCGCTTAATATCTCCTAA
- a CDS encoding NUDIX hydrolase: MLTIDEIKAKLKTADIYNKHTDREAAVLLPLVTINRELHILFQVRSLALRAQPGEICFPGGKIEPTDRDAKAAAIRECTEELGIDESDITVIAALPPVHTPQRTFIFPFLAEISSIEDISINNAEVDSWFTIPVAYLLSHPPLQGYMNITVQPGKGFPIEKIANRDAYEGRIYQMPEYFYEYNDYIIWGLTGRILKQFLDRLQHK, encoded by the coding sequence GTGTTAACAATTGATGAGATTAAAGCCAAATTGAAGACAGCGGACATTTATAACAAGCACACGGATAGAGAAGCAGCCGTCCTTCTTCCCCTCGTTACGATCAATCGGGAACTTCATATCCTCTTTCAAGTCCGGTCTTTGGCTTTAAGAGCTCAGCCTGGAGAAATCTGCTTCCCTGGAGGAAAGATTGAGCCAACGGATCGTGATGCAAAAGCAGCGGCCATTCGCGAATGCACGGAAGAGTTAGGCATTGACGAATCAGACATTACCGTCATCGCTGCCCTTCCTCCTGTACACACGCCACAGCGCACATTCATCTTTCCGTTTTTAGCAGAAATTTCGTCAATAGAAGATATTTCCATTAACAATGCAGAGGTTGATAGCTGGTTTACCATTCCAGTCGCTTACTTACTCAGTCATCCCCCATTGCAAGGCTATATGAATATAACCGTCCAACCAGGCAAAGGCTTTCCGATTGAAAAAATAGCAAACCGAGATGCTTACGAAGGACGGATCTACCAAATGCCAGAATACTTTTATGAATACAACGACTATATCATTTGGGGATTGACAGGCCGGATATTAAAACAGTTTCTTGACAGGCTTCAACATAAGTAG
- a CDS encoding alpha-amylase family glycosyl hydrolase, with translation MIGIRKISVFLACIFMVTFSFLLTTSSVNDAYASQNSDQKPFSWENATVYFAITDRFNDGNPSNNDSYGRPQEDAWGQNIGTFHGGDLQGLTDKLNEGYFTDLGINTIWISAPYEQIHGWVGGGPDGDFAHYAYHGYYALDYTTVDQNMGTVEEMREFVNTAHEQGIRVVLDVVMNHPGYNTIKDMNQYGFGNPGVSEDWTPSEGQTWHDVHDHIHYDDASAWSTWWGPWIRAGIGGYESCGNSEITMCLAGLPDFRTELTHSVGLPPLLETKWGQERQEGYKDWIVPAANDLRRDLDIAPADYIVQWLAAWVEEFGIDGFRIDTAKHVELFRWQQLKDAANEALWSWREENPDAPGASWTDDFWMVGEVWGHGVGRSEYFDHGFDSIINFTFQGEHGNGPAYRLDTMEDTFSHYANQINTDASFNVLSYLSQHDTHLYPRERLVDGGTYLMLLPGGVKLFYGDETARPFGPTGSDPQQGTRSAMNWDSVNEDVLSHWQKMGQFRNNHLAVGAGVHKQIGTNPYTFSRTYVEDGVDDRVVVAVGATGETTIDVSSVFSDGQIVRDFYTGDSTVVENGKVTFAAHQNGVILVETEGDTLPSVSTSPQGGEFSSEELEVTLSVLQAESGAYTIDGSDPQENGTAFADGDVLAIGSNLAIDESLILRLFAENEAGEAEAEYTFTKVPPYPQVFADPPGGSFSGDLLEVTLHVQNVGEGMYSIDGAAEQSFINGDVITIGEGVEAGEEVTLQLKAENEFGSTEEMYTFTKTAGLTVYFKKPDTWGTPHIYYYDTDPKVEEPSWGSAPEMEPFENGWYMYTIEGAESVRILFKDDGANQWPGPGEDGFYRDQDGWFDGEWHPEKPDLANAITIYYKTGWTDPHIHYSLNQEAWTTLPGVPLNSSEYNGYAKITIEAEEGSRLRAAFNNGHGQWDNNQGRDYVFHSGVNTLADGVIVRGTPK, from the coding sequence ATGATTGGAATAAGGAAAATTAGTGTTTTTTTAGCATGTATATTTATGGTAACGTTTTCATTTTTGTTGACTACTTCGTCTGTGAATGACGCATATGCTTCGCAAAATAGCGACCAAAAACCATTTTCATGGGAGAACGCAACGGTTTATTTTGCCATTACTGACCGCTTTAATGACGGAAATCCATCCAATAACGATTCATATGGCCGGCCCCAAGAAGACGCTTGGGGCCAAAACATCGGAACGTTTCATGGTGGGGATCTCCAAGGGTTAACCGATAAGCTCAATGAAGGGTATTTCACAGATCTAGGGATCAATACGATTTGGATTTCGGCTCCTTATGAACAGATCCACGGCTGGGTCGGCGGTGGCCCAGATGGCGATTTTGCCCATTATGCGTACCATGGTTACTATGCGTTGGACTATACAACAGTCGACCAAAATATGGGCACAGTCGAGGAAATGCGCGAGTTCGTCAACACAGCTCACGAACAAGGAATTCGCGTCGTCCTAGATGTAGTGATGAACCATCCAGGCTACAACACCATTAAAGATATGAATCAATATGGATTCGGGAATCCAGGCGTATCCGAGGATTGGACACCAAGTGAAGGGCAAACTTGGCATGATGTCCACGACCATATTCATTATGATGATGCCTCGGCGTGGAGCACATGGTGGGGGCCTTGGATTCGCGCAGGAATTGGCGGGTATGAATCATGTGGAAACAGTGAGATCACAATGTGCTTAGCCGGTTTGCCCGACTTTCGGACGGAGTTAACGCATAGTGTTGGCTTGCCTCCCTTGTTAGAGACGAAGTGGGGCCAAGAGCGACAAGAGGGGTATAAGGACTGGATCGTTCCAGCTGCGAACGATCTACGCCGTGATCTAGATATAGCTCCGGCAGATTATATTGTGCAATGGCTCGCCGCTTGGGTTGAAGAATTTGGAATTGATGGCTTTCGTATCGACACGGCCAAACATGTGGAGTTGTTCCGTTGGCAGCAGTTAAAGGATGCAGCGAATGAAGCGCTGTGGTCTTGGCGTGAAGAAAACCCAGATGCACCAGGGGCGAGCTGGACGGATGACTTTTGGATGGTAGGCGAAGTGTGGGGCCATGGTGTTGGACGGAGCGAATACTTTGATCACGGATTCGATTCGATCATTAATTTTACGTTCCAAGGGGAACATGGGAACGGTCCCGCTTACCGTTTGGACACAATGGAAGACACTTTTTCCCACTATGCGAATCAGATCAATACGGACGCGTCTTTCAATGTGTTAAGCTACCTTTCTCAGCATGATACGCATTTATATCCACGGGAGCGCCTAGTTGATGGCGGCACGTATTTAATGCTCCTTCCTGGCGGGGTCAAATTGTTTTATGGCGATGAGACAGCACGGCCATTTGGACCTACTGGATCTGATCCCCAGCAAGGAACACGTTCAGCGATGAACTGGGATTCTGTGAATGAGGATGTATTAAGCCATTGGCAAAAGATGGGGCAATTTCGGAATAACCATTTAGCGGTTGGAGCAGGAGTGCACAAGCAAATTGGCACAAATCCGTATACATTTAGTCGCACCTATGTGGAGGATGGCGTCGATGATCGCGTTGTCGTGGCAGTCGGGGCAACGGGAGAAACGACGATTGATGTTTCCTCTGTCTTTTCCGACGGACAGATAGTCCGTGACTTCTATACGGGAGACAGCACAGTTGTTGAAAACGGGAAAGTGACATTTGCAGCCCATCAAAATGGCGTCATTTTAGTTGAAACAGAAGGAGATACGCTTCCTTCTGTATCTACCTCGCCTCAAGGCGGGGAGTTTTCTAGTGAAGAACTTGAAGTCACACTCAGTGTGCTGCAAGCGGAGTCGGGCGCATATACGATCGACGGTTCTGATCCGCAGGAGAATGGAACAGCATTTGCTGATGGGGATGTGCTGGCAATCGGGAGTAACTTGGCTATTGATGAGTCGCTGATATTACGGCTTTTTGCAGAAAATGAAGCAGGTGAAGCAGAAGCGGAATATACCTTTACGAAGGTACCGCCTTATCCGCAAGTTTTTGCTGATCCGCCTGGCGGTTCCTTTTCCGGTGATTTGTTAGAAGTGACGCTTCACGTACAAAACGTAGGAGAAGGGATGTACTCGATTGATGGCGCTGCCGAACAATCTTTTATAAATGGCGATGTTATTACCATAGGAGAAGGAGTTGAAGCCGGAGAAGAAGTAACGCTTCAGCTTAAGGCGGAGAACGAATTCGGCTCTACTGAAGAAATGTATACGTTTACAAAAACAGCAGGGTTAACCGTTTACTTCAAAAAGCCTGACACATGGGGGACACCGCACATTTACTATTACGATACAGATCCTAAAGTGGAGGAACCATCATGGGGTTCAGCTCCAGAAATGGAGCCTTTCGAGAATGGCTGGTATATGTACACAATCGAAGGGGCAGAAAGTGTGCGAATTTTATTTAAAGATGATGGCGCTAATCAATGGCCAGGACCTGGAGAGGATGGGTTTTATCGAGACCAAGACGGTTGGTTTGATGGGGAGTGGCATCCCGAAAAACCTGACCTAGCAAATGCCATTACGATTTACTATAAGACCGGTTGGACCGACCCACATATTCATTATTCCCTCAACCAAGAAGCTTGGACCACTTTGCCAGGGGTGCCTCTAAACTCGTCGGAGTATAATGGCTACGCGAAAATAACGATTGAAGCAGAAGAGGGAAGTCGGCTCAGGGCAGCTTTTAATAATGGGCATGGACAATGGGACAACAATCAGGGAAGAGACTACGTCTTCCATTCAGGAGTAAATACATTAGCAGATGGCGTGATAGTCAGGGGCACGCCTAAGTAA